A stretch of Kazachstania africana CBS 2517 chromosome 7, complete genome DNA encodes these proteins:
- the ERT1 gene encoding Ert1p (similar to Saccharomyces cerevisiae YBR239C; ancestral locus Anc_6.152), with protein sequence MYAEISKAPTDSSDVLSSDSSNNNSSSTISQTRVPGTMMEEPAQKKKKKGRRKNTSIACVNCSKWHVSCDSSRPCKRCVSKGLEDKCIDAPRKKSKYLAGIPDDALPLSVRSSEELSKKNSERFMAPLDGRSQSSPESQQYSKPNYIVHKAKFASNAADSEYSILSNIIHKDRMFNRIPINRLFSQKYTPGSTSPNELSSGMNTTSTMSTSTSPPRQDLNMFAQTMYNNNSNRNNQLNNSRSSITASSSNENLPEQHYPSLLQNVYSIILGPQSQEIVNSQINLFTHHFPLVPVETQTNSLNFKRLMPLDPTTSSILQKDSGINQFYLNNESTTFPEVASSYKTTKDMPVSFALQCTSPEVFKIRSNPDWPHSLRYERPMEIYTLINEPFAHTEGFHHLFLYLNSRFAKKDLVEMCRRMAEFRPIFIACSVTLTEEDMIFMEQCYQRTLLEYAKFIEQIGTPTCIWRRNGQISYVNEEFEILSGWKREELLNKMTFIVEILDDESVRDYFNTFASVAYKDFKGSERMKTCRVLTPIKGQVIDCCCLWTLKRDISGFPLMILGNFMPIMT encoded by the coding sequence ATGTATGCTGAAATAAGTAAGGCACCAACCGATTCTTCTGATGTACTGTCCAGTGAcagtagtaataataacagCAGTAGTACCATAAGTCAGACAAGAGTTCCTGGTACAATGATGGAAGAGCCCGcacagaagaagaagaagaagggaAGAAGGAAGAATACTAGTATTGCTTGTGTCAATTGTTCTAAATGGCACGTTTCGTGTGATTCTAGTAGACCGTGCAAGAGATGCGTAAGTAAAGGTTTAGAAGACAAATGTATTGATGcaccaagaaaaaagagCAAGTACCTAGCTGGTATCCCAGATGATGCGCTTCCCTTGTCTGTCCGGAGTAGTGAAGAATTGtcaaagaagaattcaGAGCGTTTTATGGCTCCCTTGGATGGAAGAAGTCAAAGTAGTCCCGAAAGTCAACAGTATTCGAAACCAAACTACATCGTTCATAAAGCAAAGTTTGCGTCGAATGCTGCAGACTCTGAATACTctattttatcaaatatcaTCCACAAAGATAGAATGTTCAACAGAATTCCGATCAACAGATTATTCTCTCAGAAATATACTCCAGGAAGTACCTCACCGAATGAGCTTTCTTCTGGAATGAATACTACGTCGACAATGTCTACTTCTACAAGTCCACCAAGACAGGATTTGAATATGTTTGCCCAAACCAtgtataataataacagcAATAGGAATAATCAGCTCAACAACAGTAGGTCTAGTATTACGGCTTCTTCAAGCAACGAAAATCTTCCAGAGCAACATTATCCTTCTCTTTTGCAGAATGTTTATTCAATCATACTAGGGCCGCAATCCCAGGAAATCGTAAATTCACAGATTAATCTATTTACGCATCATTTTCCTTTGGTTCCTGTAGAAACACAAACGAActcattgaattttaagAGATTAATGCCTTTGGATCCTACAACAAGCAGTATATTACAAAAGGATTCTGGCATAAATCAGTTTTATTTGAACAATGAGTCTACTACTTTTCCTGAAGTTGCCTCAAGTTACAAGACCACAAAGGATATGCCAGTATCATTTGCACTACAATGTACTTCACCtgaagttttcaaaataagaAGTAACCCTGATTGGCCCCATTCCTTACGATACGAAAGACCCATGGAAATTTACACTTTAATTAATGAACCTTTTGCACATACGGAAGGTTTCCATCATCTCTTCCTTTATTTGAACAGCAGATTTGCGAAGAAAGACCTTGTTGAAATGTGTAGACGTATGGCTGAGTTTAGGCCCATCTTCATTGCATGTTCTGTGACATTgactgaagaagatatgaTATTCATGGAGCAATGTTATCAAAGGACTCTTTTGGAGTATGCAAAATTCATTGAGCAGATAGGGACTCCAACGTGTATTTGGAGGCGTAATGGTCAGATCTCGTACGTAAATGAGGAATTTGAAATCCTTAGCGGCTGGAAACGAGAAGAATTGTTGAATAAAATGACATTTATAGTGGAGATCTTAGATGACGAGAGCGTAAGAGACTATTTTAATACGTTTGCAAGTGTGGCATACAAGGATTTCAAAGGTTCAGAAAGGATGAAAACATGTAGAGTCCTTACTCCAATTAAGGGACAAGTTATTGATTGCTGTTGTTTATGGACACTGAAAAGGGACATTTCTGGGTTTCCATTGATGATATTAGGAAACTTCATGCCTATAATGACGTAG
- the ARC1 gene encoding Arc1p (similar to Saccharomyces cerevisiae ARC1 (YGL105W); ancestral locus Anc_6.153) — translation MSELVSKFQSLSVSKETSSLSKEQSALEAQWDSILKSGQVESNLESINLFLRDNAFLLSTLHPTVSDVNVFEAVLPLLKQLVSSTKDSYAKFRHLLRWANYLQTLLEISESDKLVLNFDLELPREVIEKKKKTDAKKDEGAKEAPTAKKDDKKDDKKPRGKPDEETLKKLREEAKAKKAAKKAANAAKEAQPAKDEKPKPSVIDFRVGFIQKAIKHPDADSLYVSTIDVGDEEGPRTVCSGLVKHFPLEAMQERYVVVVCNLKPVNMRGIKSTAMVLCGSDDSKVEFVEPPAGSKAGDKVFFEGFGEEEPLKQLNPKKKIWEALQPHFSTNENLEVIFKDEESKEKPILKLTNAKGDSFKVASIANANVR, via the coding sequence ATGTCAGAATTAGTCTCTAAATTCCAGTCCTTATCCGTATCCAAGGAAACCTCATCTCTAAGCAAAGAACAATCCGCGTTAGAAGCTCAATGGGACTCCATCTTAAAATCCGGTCAAGttgaatcaaatttggAATCAATTAACCTATTTTTAAGAGATAACGCTTTCCTTTTATCCACATTACATCCAACCGTCTCCGATGTTAACGTTTTTGAGGCTGTGCTACCTTTATTAAAGCAATTAGTCTCTTCTACCAAGGATTCCTACGCTAAATTTAGACACCTTTTAAGATGGGCCAATTACTTACAAActttattagaaatttcTGAATCTGATAAATTGGTCTTGAATTTCGATTTAGAGCTACCTCGTGAAgtaattgaaaagaagaagaagaccGATGCCAAGAAGGATGAAGGCGCCAAAGAAGCACCAACTGCCAAGAAAGATGACAAGAAAGATGATAAGAAACCAAGAGGTAAGCcagatgaagaaactttgaagaaattaagaGAAGAAGCCAAGGCAAAGAAAGCCGCCAAAAAGGCTGCTAATGCCGCCAAGGAAGCGCAACCAGCAAAGGATGAAAAACCAAAACCATCTGTTATTGACTTCCGTGTAGGTTTCATTCAAAAGGCCATCAAACATCCAGATGCTGACTCCTTATACGTTTCTACTATTGACGTTGGTGATGAAGAAGGTCCAAGAACTGTTTGTTCTGGTTTAGTTAAGCATTTCCCATTAGAAGCCATGCAAGAACGTTACGTTGTAGTTGTCTGTAACTTGAAGCCTGTAAATATGAGAGGTATCAAATCTACTGCTATGGTATTATGTGGTTCTGATGACTCTAAAGTGGAGTTTGTTGAACCTCCAGCTGGTTCCAAGGCAGGTGACAAAGTTTTCTTCGAAGGTTTCGGTGAGGAAGAACCATTAAAACAATTAaatccaaagaagaaaatctgGGAAGCTTTACAACCACATTTTTCTACTAATGAAAACTTAGAGGTCATctttaaagatgaagaaagcAAAGAAAAACCAATCTTGAAGTTAACTAATGCCAAGGGTGACTCTTTCAAGGTCGCCTCTATCGCTAATGCCAATGTCCGTTAA
- the THI2 gene encoding Thi2p (similar to Saccharomyces cerevisiae THI2 (YBR240C); ancestral locus Anc_6.154) codes for MTEPKKKRIKKKSNTVRARAFTGCWACRLKKRKCDEVKPVCSLCSKHNDPCSYDIRLMWLDNNLFKTNHKTGAFECFSLEKGTEKEKSISKKKFMELLEFGTDYTNDNDFESFTISARRFKTYNNMVSSVYYDDRTKKFNYDQKYVDWKLSLLLDELEESVKLTSSQYDIKKGPFLVFPCSAFIINGEDYLPLVPMIKHENTLTPMISKIERLPLSHDYHIIKDQQDRISNLVDEKVFGIIWLKRHSHSLLSRDDFMSWYLSYLKRTITASFALLIEQMIDNTDTNTPSYWIALILDNQFNFNIDCQSVGVTLTMLLYDNQDISQLLTPQLVFWYLQLNSLNFSIYPIIQFLIENSDSIELLIHCYTLLNYSVPNLEFFDQEKITIQLKVLVTNKLVGIWKSKLIQLTYLNQDTTSIINQLQFWETQHSYNLQFYDHLCIINDT; via the coding sequence ATGACTGagccaaagaagaagaggataaaaaagaaatctaaTACCGTTCGAGCAAGAGCTTTCACTGGATGTTGGGCCTGTAGATTGAAAAAGCGTAAATGCGATGAAGTGAAGCCAGTTTGTTCGTTGTGTTCGAAACATAACGATCCATGTTCATATGATATTCGATTGATGTGGttagataataatttattcaagACTAATCATAAAACTGGAGCTTTTGAGTGTTTTAGTCTGGAGAAAGGCACTGAAAAGGAGAAAAgcatatcaaaaaaaaagtttatGGAACTACTAGAATTCGGTACTGACTATACTAACGACAAcgattttgaaagtttcaCTATTAGCGCAAGAAGATTCAAAActtataataatatggtATCATCTGTATATTATGATGACAGAAcgaaaaaatttaattatGACCAAAAATATGTCGATTGGAAACTGTCGTTACTGCTggatgaattagaagaatCAGTTAAGCTAACTAGTAGTCAATATGACATAAAAAAAGGAccttttcttgtttttcctTGTTCCGCATTTATTATAAATGGGGAAGATTATTTACCTCTCGTACCAATGATCAAACATGAAAACACTCTTACTCCCATGATTTCTAAAATAGAACGCTTACCGTTATCTCATGATTACCATATAATTAAGGATCAACAGGACCGAATATCAAACTTGGTGgatgaaaaagtttttgGCATCATATGGTTGAAACGTCATAGCCATTCGTTGTTAAGCAGAGACGATTTCATGTCATGGTACCTTAGCTATTTGAAGAGAACAATAACAGCCTCATTTGCACTTTTGATAGAACAGATGATAGATAATACAGATACCAATACTCCATCTTATTGGATTGCACTGATATTGGATAAccaatttaattttaatatagACTGCCAAAGTGTTGGCGTGACTCTCACCATGCTTCTTTATGACAACCAGGATATATCACAGTTATTGACGCCGCAACTCGTGTTTTGGTATCTGCAATTGAACTcgttgaatttttcaatatatccAATTATACAATTTCTCATAGAAAACTCTGACTCAATCGAGTTATTAATCCATTGCTATACTTTACTGAATTATAGTGTCCCGAACTTAGAATTTTTCGATCAGGAAAAGATTACGATACAATTGAAGGTATTGGTCACTAACAAATTGGTAGGAATATGGAAATCTAAACTCATTCAATTAACATATTTAAATCAAGATACCACTAGCATTATCAATCAACTACAATTTTGGGAAACGCAGCATTCATACAATTTACAATTCTATGACCATTTATGCATAATCAATGACACATGA